One genomic segment of Rhizobium gallicum bv. gallicum R602sp includes these proteins:
- a CDS encoding lytic murein transglycosylase encodes MTQNRKYSLRGLALALMVTASAGLAPDSAAADQRFQKWIADFYQTAAQNGISKATYRKAFAGVTEPDPTVLEKATFQPEFTTKIWDYVDSRVNPYTAEIGRKMATKHASTLTAIERHFGVDKNIILAIWSMESNYGAVLTKDDRLHYVPRALATLAYADDRRSKFAKKQLVAALKILQNGDISADGMTGSWAGAMGHTQFIPTSYLLYAVDADRNGHRDIWNSVPDALATSANLLAKNGWDTGRTWGYEVSVPASLAKQVGKTHTIAQWAAMGVTRPNGKGFRDGSTRAVLKMPAGAGGPGFLMTANFFTIKKYNASDSYALAVGLLADEIAGYGGMKQRWPRPEGTLDMKEKFELQNRLKTLGYYNGEVDGNFGSGSKAAISAVQERLGMQADGKPSLPLLNALRR; translated from the coding sequence ATGACCCAGAACCGCAAATACTCCCTTCGTGGTCTTGCTCTCGCCCTCATGGTGACCGCTTCCGCAGGTCTGGCTCCCGATAGCGCGGCGGCCGACCAGCGGTTCCAGAAGTGGATCGCGGACTTTTATCAAACTGCCGCGCAAAATGGCATCAGCAAGGCAACCTATCGGAAAGCTTTCGCAGGCGTGACCGAACCGGACCCGACAGTCCTTGAAAAGGCGACCTTTCAGCCGGAATTCACGACCAAGATTTGGGACTATGTGGACTCCCGCGTGAACCCCTACACAGCCGAGATCGGCCGCAAAATGGCCACAAAGCATGCCTCGACCCTGACGGCAATCGAACGGCATTTCGGCGTCGACAAGAACATCATACTGGCGATCTGGTCGATGGAATCGAACTACGGCGCAGTCCTCACAAAGGACGACCGGCTGCACTATGTGCCACGTGCGCTTGCAACCCTTGCCTACGCGGACGACCGCCGCTCCAAATTTGCCAAGAAGCAGCTCGTCGCTGCGCTGAAGATCCTGCAGAACGGTGATATCTCTGCCGATGGCATGACGGGATCGTGGGCGGGCGCCATGGGCCATACGCAGTTCATTCCGACAAGCTATCTGCTTTATGCCGTCGATGCCGACCGCAATGGTCATCGCGACATCTGGAATTCCGTGCCGGATGCACTTGCGACCTCCGCCAACCTTCTCGCAAAGAACGGCTGGGACACCGGCAGGACCTGGGGCTACGAAGTCTCGGTTCCAGCGAGCCTGGCAAAGCAGGTAGGCAAGACACATACGATCGCGCAATGGGCAGCGATGGGCGTCACCCGCCCCAACGGCAAGGGTTTTCGAGACGGCTCAACAAGGGCGGTGCTGAAGATGCCGGCTGGCGCCGGCGGTCCCGGCTTCCTGATGACCGCGAACTTTTTCACGATCAAGAAATACAACGCTTCCGACAGCTATGCGCTTGCCGTTGGCCTGCTTGCCGATGAAATTGCCGGTTATGGTGGCATGAAACAGCGCTGGCCGCGCCCGGAGGGCACGCTCGACATGAAGGAAAAATTCGAGCTGCAAAATCGCTTGAAGACGCTCGGCTATTACAACGGCGAGGTCGACGGCAATTTCGGTTCAGGTTCGAAAGCCGCAATTTCGGCGGTTCAAGAACGCCTCGGCATGCAGGCCGATGGCAAACCCTCGCTCCCGCTCCTGAATGCGCTCCGGCGCTAG
- a CDS encoding SGNH/GDSL hydrolase family protein produces MRRSGNRLKLGWRTLLSAALMLSFGITAPVDFADAQERYYYRRSIFDFFTGRRYINEDYAPPPEVRRPPQRQRKRPPLAPKPPTVATARPVAPVLQEPVVQKLENAQKILIVGDFLASGLGDGMTEAFKTSPGVIVEARGNVSSGLVRDDYYDWPEQLLKIMDELKPAMVVVMIGANDRQQMVIGGAKEKFRTDAWYGEYQKRVLNFGKEITNRKIPLLWVGLPAFESPSMTADAVQMNQLYRKQVESIGGEFVDIWDGFVDENGQFVVTGSDINGQQVRLRTSDGINLTQAGRRKVAFYVEKPARRLLGAQASPDLVRLDTSNLPHLGLPSDPVAHTQPISLSDPNLDGGVELLGGRQPPATLANSPRDKLVQEGKMDPAPLGRVDDYSLPAPKEPKQVSTK; encoded by the coding sequence ATGCGTAGATCGGGTAACAGGCTGAAACTGGGCTGGAGGACGCTGCTTTCCGCCGCTCTGATGCTTTCCTTCGGCATCACCGCGCCCGTTGATTTTGCCGACGCGCAGGAGCGCTATTACTACCGCCGCTCGATCTTCGATTTCTTCACCGGCCGCCGCTACATCAACGAAGATTATGCGCCGCCGCCCGAGGTTCGACGCCCGCCGCAGCGTCAGCGCAAACGGCCCCCGCTCGCGCCCAAACCCCCAACCGTCGCCACTGCGCGGCCTGTAGCGCCCGTCCTCCAGGAGCCGGTGGTCCAGAAACTCGAGAATGCCCAAAAGATCCTGATCGTCGGCGATTTTCTCGCAAGCGGCCTGGGCGATGGCATGACGGAAGCATTCAAGACTTCGCCCGGCGTGATCGTAGAGGCCCGAGGCAACGTCTCTTCGGGCCTGGTGCGCGACGATTATTACGACTGGCCCGAACAGCTCCTGAAGATAATGGACGAACTGAAGCCGGCGATGGTCGTCGTCATGATCGGCGCCAACGACCGGCAGCAGATGGTCATCGGCGGCGCCAAGGAGAAGTTCCGCACCGACGCCTGGTATGGCGAGTATCAGAAGCGTGTGCTGAACTTCGGCAAGGAAATAACGAACCGCAAGATACCATTGCTTTGGGTCGGACTCCCTGCTTTCGAATCGCCCTCGATGACGGCCGACGCCGTTCAGATGAACCAGCTCTATCGCAAGCAGGTGGAAAGTATCGGCGGGGAATTCGTCGACATCTGGGATGGCTTCGTGGACGAGAACGGACAGTTCGTCGTTACCGGTTCCGACATCAACGGTCAGCAGGTGCGCCTGCGCACCTCGGACGGCATCAATCTGACACAGGCCGGACGCCGCAAGGTCGCTTTCTATGTTGAAAAGCCGGCCCGCCGCCTTCTCGGCGCGCAGGCAAGTCCCGATCTTGTGCGCCTCGACACCAGCAACCTGCCCCATCTCGGTCTGCCATCGGACCCTGTCGCGCATACGCAGCCGATCAGTCTTTCAGACCCCAACCTCGATGGAGGAGTTGAGCTTCTCGGCGGCAGGCAGCCTCCGGCCACTTTGGCGAACTCGCCACGCGACAAGCTCGTGCAGGAGGGCAAGATGGACCCGGCGCCTCTAGGACGCGTGGACGACTACAGTCTTCCCGCCCCGAAAGAGCCAAAGCAGGTCTCGACCAAATAA
- a CDS encoding glutamate synthase subunit beta produces the protein MGKVTGFLEIDRQVAKYQPASDRIRHFREFTIPMSDQEVQKQAARCMDCGIPYCHGPTGCPIHNQIPDWNDLVYNNNWEAAIQNLHSTNNFPEFTGRVCPAPCEEACTLNLEDAPVAIKTVEQAIADKAYELGFIRPQPATVHTGKKVAVIGSGPAGMAAAQQLGRAGHEVHVYEREGRPGGLLRYGIPDFKMEKNFIDRRVEQMKGEGVTFHCGVNVGVDMKVEQLLSDYDAVLYCGGSETPREAGIPGIELAGVHDAMPYLVQQNKRVGRENIDSVGWASDPILAGAKHVVVVGGGDTASDCVGTAFRQGAVKVTQLDIRPQPPEKEDKLAVWPFWATKMRTSSSQAEGAVREFQVATLGFIGEDGVLTGVTCCEVDERRKPVPGTEFVIKADLAFIAIGFRGPFTDSVLKELDGKLTLNTDRRGSTNVVANDHDYKTSVDKLWTAGDVRRGQSLVVWAIREGRQAARAIDEALMGSTVLPR, from the coding sequence ATGGGTAAGGTCACAGGGTTTCTGGAAATCGACCGGCAGGTGGCGAAGTATCAGCCGGCGTCGGATCGTATCCGGCATTTCCGCGAATTCACGATCCCGATGTCGGACCAGGAAGTGCAGAAACAGGCCGCGCGCTGCATGGACTGTGGCATCCCCTATTGCCATGGCCCGACCGGCTGCCCGATCCATAACCAAATTCCGGACTGGAACGACCTCGTCTACAACAACAATTGGGAAGCGGCGATCCAGAACTTGCATTCGACCAACAACTTCCCCGAGTTCACCGGCCGTGTCTGCCCGGCGCCTTGCGAAGAAGCCTGCACGCTGAACCTCGAAGATGCGCCGGTTGCGATCAAGACGGTCGAGCAGGCAATTGCCGACAAGGCTTACGAGCTCGGCTTCATCCGTCCGCAGCCGGCAACGGTCCATACCGGCAAGAAGGTCGCAGTCATCGGCTCCGGTCCCGCTGGTATGGCGGCTGCCCAGCAGCTCGGCCGCGCCGGCCATGAGGTCCATGTCTACGAACGCGAAGGCCGCCCGGGCGGCTTGCTGCGCTACGGCATTCCCGACTTCAAGATGGAGAAGAACTTCATCGATCGCCGCGTCGAGCAGATGAAGGGCGAGGGCGTTACCTTCCATTGCGGCGTCAATGTCGGCGTTGACATGAAGGTCGAGCAATTGCTGTCCGATTACGATGCCGTGCTTTACTGCGGCGGCTCCGAAACGCCGCGCGAAGCCGGCATTCCCGGTATCGAACTTGCCGGCGTCCATGACGCGATGCCCTATCTCGTGCAGCAGAACAAGCGTGTCGGACGCGAAAACATCGACAGCGTCGGCTGGGCGTCGGACCCGATCCTGGCCGGCGCCAAGCATGTGGTCGTCGTCGGGGGCGGCGATACCGCTTCGGACTGCGTCGGCACGGCGTTCCGTCAGGGCGCCGTGAAGGTTACGCAACTCGACATTCGTCCTCAGCCGCCGGAGAAGGAAGACAAGCTCGCCGTTTGGCCGTTCTGGGCAACCAAGATGCGCACCTCTTCGTCGCAGGCCGAAGGCGCCGTCCGCGAGTTCCAGGTGGCGACGCTGGGGTTCATCGGCGAGGACGGCGTGCTGACAGGCGTCACGTGCTGCGAAGTCGACGAACGCCGCAAGCCGGTTCCCGGTACGGAATTCGTCATCAAGGCGGATCTCGCCTTTATCGCCATCGGTTTCCGCGGACCGTTCACTGACAGCGTACTCAAGGAACTGGACGGCAAACTGACGCTCAACACCGACCGCCGTGGCTCGACCAATGTCGTTGCCAACGACCACGACTACAAGACCTCGGTCGACAAGCTATGGACGGCAGGCGACGTTCGCCGTGGCCAATCGCTGGTCGTCTGGGCGATCCGCGAGGGCCGCCAGGCTGCGCGTGCGATCGACGAAGCGCTGATGGGCTCGACGGTTCTGCCGCGCTGA
- the gltB gene encoding glutamate synthase large subunit: MTKTPSTGFDQFAAADMRATANTRKSASGLPRKQGLYDPRNEHDACGVGFVAHMKGQKSHQIVKDGLFILENLTHRGAVGADPLMGDGAGLLVQIPDRFFREEMAKQGVILPKAGEYGMGHIFMPRDEQQIEHFKKVIQDVITEEGQVFLGFRDVPVDNSSLSKAPDIAATEPHHVQVFIGAGEDAATNDEFERRLFTLRKVISNRIYDEFEGEESNFYPVSLSSSTVVYKGMFLAYQVGAYYKDLSDPRFESAVALVHQRFSTNTFPSWKLAHPYRMVAHNGEINTLRGNVNWMAARQASVSSPLFGEDISKLWPISYEGQSDTACFDNALEFLVRGGYSLSHAVMMLIPEAWAGNQSMAAERKAFYEYHAALMEPWDGPAAVAFTDGKQIGATLDRNGLRPARYLVTNDDRVIMASEAGVLPVPEENIIQKWRLQPGKMLLIDMEEGRIISDDEVKSQLATQHPYRSWLDRTQLILEDLKPVEPRALRRDVSLLNRQQAFGYTTEDTRILMSPMATTGQEAIGSMGTDTPISAMSDKSKLLYTYFKQNFAQVTNPPIDPIREELVMSLVSFIGPRPNILDHTGMANAKRLEVRQPILTNGDLEKIRSIGHTEDRFDTKTLDFTYDVERGADGMPDMLDRLCERAEAAVKGGYNIIVLSDRQIGPDRIAIPALLATAAVHHHLIRKGLRTSVGLVVETGEPREVHHFCLLSGYGAEAINPYLAFDTLLDMHAKGEFPKEVDASEIVYRYIKAVGKGILKVMSKMGISTYQSYCGAQIFDAIGLQSEFVDKYFFGTATMIEGVGLEEIATETVARHTAAFGRDPLLASTLDIGGEYAFRMRGESHAWTPDAVAALQHAVRGNAEDHYREFSEMVNTTALRMNTIRGLFKVKSADELGRKPVSIDEVEPAADIVRRFSTGAMSFGSISREAHTTLAIAMNKIGGKSNTGEGGEESDRYMPLRDGSMNPERSAIKQIASGRFGVTTEYLVNADVLQIKVAQGAKPGEGGQLPGHKVDATVAKTRHSTPGVGLISPPPHHDIYSIEDLAQLIYDLKNVNPTSDVSVKLVSEVGVGTVAAGVAKARADHITVAGFDGGTGASPLTSLKHAGSPWEIGLAETQQTLVLNGLRSRVALQVDGGLKTGRDVIIGALLGADEFGFATAPLIAAGCIMMRKCHLNTCPVGVATQDPVLRKRFKGTPEHVINYFFFVANEVREILASLGFTKLDDIIGASELLEKDEMLAHWKAKGLDFSRIFHKVDAAKAETYWTARQKHPIDDILDRKLIEKAEPALSSKTPVAIEVDIKNVDRSAGAMLSGEVAKRYNHRGLKDDTINVTLKGTAGQSFGAFLARGVTFTLIGDGNDYVGKGLSGGKIIIRPPENSRIVAEDSIIVGNTVLYGATEGECYFRGVAGERFAVRNSGAIAVVEGVGDHGCEYMTGGVVVVLGATGRNFAAGMSGGVAYVLDEAGDFAKRCNMAMVELEPVPEEDDMLEKLHHHGGDLMHKGRVDVSGDMTRHDEERLYQLISNHLHYTGSTRAKQILDNWVDYRPKFRKVMPVEYRRALEEMERSRMGIAAE; this comes from the coding sequence ATGACGAAGACGCCATCCACGGGTTTTGACCAGTTCGCAGCAGCAGACATGCGCGCAACGGCCAATACGCGTAAATCCGCCTCCGGTTTGCCGCGAAAACAGGGTCTCTACGATCCGCGCAACGAGCATGACGCCTGCGGCGTCGGCTTCGTCGCACATATGAAGGGCCAGAAGTCGCACCAGATCGTCAAGGACGGTCTTTTCATCCTCGAAAACCTGACGCACCGCGGTGCCGTCGGTGCTGACCCGCTGATGGGCGATGGCGCCGGTCTTCTCGTGCAGATTCCCGACCGTTTCTTCCGTGAGGAAATGGCAAAGCAGGGCGTCATCCTGCCGAAGGCCGGTGAATACGGCATGGGCCATATCTTCATGCCGCGCGACGAACAGCAGATCGAGCACTTCAAGAAAGTGATCCAGGATGTGATCACCGAGGAGGGCCAGGTCTTCCTCGGCTTCCGCGACGTGCCGGTCGACAACTCCTCGCTCTCCAAGGCGCCGGATATCGCCGCCACCGAACCGCATCATGTTCAGGTCTTCATCGGTGCCGGCGAGGATGCCGCGACGAACGACGAGTTCGAGCGCCGCCTCTTCACGCTCCGCAAGGTGATCTCCAACCGCATCTACGACGAGTTTGAAGGCGAGGAGAGCAACTTCTATCCGGTGTCGCTTTCGTCATCTACCGTCGTCTACAAGGGCATGTTTCTCGCCTATCAGGTCGGAGCTTATTATAAGGACTTGTCGGACCCGCGGTTCGAAAGCGCGGTTGCCCTCGTGCACCAGAGGTTCTCGACCAACACCTTCCCGTCCTGGAAGCTGGCGCACCCCTATCGCATGGTTGCCCACAACGGTGAAATCAACACGCTGCGCGGCAACGTCAACTGGATGGCGGCGCGTCAAGCGTCGGTGTCTTCGCCGCTTTTCGGCGAGGACATCTCCAAGCTCTGGCCGATCTCCTACGAAGGCCAGTCGGACACAGCCTGTTTCGATAACGCACTCGAATTCCTCGTGCGCGGCGGCTATTCGTTGTCGCATGCGGTGATGATGCTGATCCCGGAAGCCTGGGCCGGCAACCAGTCGATGGCGGCCGAGCGCAAGGCATTCTACGAATACCACGCTGCCTTGATGGAGCCATGGGACGGGCCGGCTGCCGTCGCCTTCACCGACGGCAAGCAGATCGGCGCGACGCTCGACCGCAACGGCCTGCGTCCGGCGCGCTATCTCGTCACCAATGATGATCGTGTCATCATGGCGTCGGAAGCGGGTGTGCTGCCGGTTCCGGAAGAAAACATCATCCAGAAGTGGCGCCTGCAGCCCGGCAAGATGCTGCTGATCGATATGGAAGAAGGCCGCATCATCTCGGATGACGAGGTGAAGTCGCAGCTTGCGACACAGCATCCCTACCGCAGCTGGCTCGACCGTACTCAGCTTATCCTGGAAGACCTGAAGCCGGTCGAACCGCGTGCGCTGCGCCGCGATGTTTCGCTGCTCAACCGCCAGCAGGCCTTCGGCTACACAACTGAAGACACGAGAATCCTGATGTCGCCGATGGCGACGACGGGTCAGGAAGCGATCGGCTCGATGGGTACGGATACGCCGATTTCGGCGATGTCCGACAAGTCGAAGCTGCTCTACACCTACTTCAAGCAGAACTTCGCCCAAGTCACGAACCCGCCGATCGATCCGATCCGCGAAGAGCTTGTCATGAGCCTGGTTTCCTTCATCGGGCCGCGGCCGAACATCCTCGACCATACCGGCATGGCGAACGCCAAGCGTCTCGAAGTGCGCCAGCCGATCCTGACCAACGGCGATCTCGAAAAGATCCGCTCGATCGGTCACACGGAAGACCGTTTCGATACCAAGACACTCGACTTCACCTATGATGTCGAGCGTGGTGCCGACGGCATGCCGGATATGCTCGACCGTCTCTGCGAGCGCGCCGAAGCGGCAGTCAAGGGTGGCTACAACATCATCGTGCTTTCCGACCGTCAGATCGGGCCAGATCGCATCGCGATCCCGGCGCTGCTGGCGACCGCTGCCGTCCACCATCACCTGATCCGCAAGGGGCTTCGAACGTCGGTCGGTCTTGTCGTCGAGACCGGCGAGCCGCGCGAAGTGCATCACTTCTGCCTGCTCTCGGGCTATGGTGCTGAAGCGATCAACCCCTATCTCGCCTTCGACACGCTGCTTGACATGCATGCCAAGGGCGAATTTCCGAAGGAAGTGGACGCCAGCGAAATCGTCTACCGCTACATCAAGGCGGTCGGCAAAGGCATCCTCAAGGTCATGTCGAAGATGGGCATCTCGACCTATCAGTCCTATTGCGGTGCGCAGATCTTCGATGCGATCGGACTGCAGTCGGAATTCGTCGACAAGTATTTCTTCGGCACCGCAACGATGATCGAAGGCGTCGGCCTGGAAGAGATCGCCACGGAAACCGTTGCTCGCCATACGGCCGCCTTCGGCCGCGACCCGTTGCTTGCAAGCACGCTCGACATTGGCGGCGAATATGCCTTTCGCATGCGTGGCGAAAGCCATGCCTGGACACCGGACGCTGTTGCAGCCCTTCAGCATGCCGTTCGCGGCAATGCCGAGGATCACTACCGCGAATTCTCCGAAATGGTGAACACCACGGCGCTGCGCATGAACACCATCCGCGGCCTGTTCAAGGTCAAGAGCGCAGATGAGCTCGGCCGTAAGCCGGTATCGATCGACGAGGTCGAACCGGCTGCCGATATCGTCAGGCGCTTCTCGACGGGTGCGATGTCCTTCGGCTCGATCAGCCGCGAGGCGCACACGACGCTCGCAATCGCCATGAACAAGATCGGCGGCAAGTCGAACACCGGTGAAGGCGGCGAAGAGTCCGACCGCTACATGCCGCTGCGCGACGGCTCGATGAACCCGGAACGCTCGGCGATCAAGCAGATCGCTTCGGGACGCTTCGGGGTGACGACCGAATATCTTGTCAATGCCGACGTGCTGCAGATCAAAGTCGCGCAGGGTGCAAAGCCCGGCGAAGGCGGCCAGCTGCCGGGTCACAAGGTCGATGCGACGGTCGCCAAGACCCGTCATTCGACGCCCGGCGTCGGGCTGATTTCGCCGCCGCCGCATCATGACATCTATTCGATCGAAGACCTGGCGCAGCTCATCTACGACCTGAAGAACGTCAACCCGACGTCCGACGTCTCGGTCAAGCTCGTCTCGGAAGTCGGCGTCGGCACGGTCGCCGCCGGTGTTGCCAAGGCGCGCGCCGACCACATCACCGTTGCCGGCTTTGACGGCGGCACGGGTGCGTCGCCGCTCACTTCACTGAAGCATGCCGGCAGCCCTTGGGAAATCGGCCTTGCCGAAACCCAGCAGACGCTGGTGCTGAACGGGCTGCGTTCGCGCGTCGCCCTGCAGGTGGACGGCGGCCTGAAGACCGGCCGCGATGTCATCATCGGCGCGCTGCTGGGCGCCGATGAGTTCGGCTTCGCAACCGCGCCGCTGATTGCCGCGGGCTGCATCATGATGCGCAAGTGCCACCTCAACACCTGTCCGGTAGGGGTTGCGACGCAGGACCCGGTTCTGCGCAAGCGCTTCAAAGGCACACCCGAGCACGTCATCAACTACTTCTTCTTCGTCGCCAACGAAGTGCGCGAAATCCTGGCCTCGCTCGGCTTCACCAAGCTCGACGACATCATCGGTGCCTCGGAACTGCTTGAGAAGGACGAGATGCTGGCGCACTGGAAGGCCAAGGGGCTCGATTTCAGCCGCATCTTCCACAAGGTTGATGCAGCAAAGGCAGAGACTTACTGGACGGCGCGTCAGAAGCACCCGATCGACGACATTCTCGACCGCAAGCTGATCGAAAAGGCCGAGCCTGCGCTCTCCTCGAAGACGCCGGTCGCCATCGAAGTCGATATCAAGAATGTCGACCGTTCGGCGGGCGCCATGCTCTCTGGCGAGGTTGCCAAGCGCTACAACCACCGCGGCCTGAAGGACGACACGATCAACGTCACACTCAAGGGGACAGCCGGTCAGTCGTTCGGTGCCTTCCTCGCGCGCGGTGTCACCTTCACTCTCATCGGCGACGGCAACGACTATGTCGGCAAGGGCCTTTCGGGCGGCAAAATCATCATCCGGCCCCCGGAGAACTCGAGGATCGTCGCTGAAGATTCCATCATCGTCGGAAACACCGTGCTCTACGGTGCGACTGAGGGCGAGTGCTACTTCCGCGGTGTCGCAGGCGAGCGTTTCGCGGTGCGCAACTCAGGCGCCATTGCCGTTGTCGAGGGCGTGGGCGACCACGGCTGCGAATACATGACGGGTGGCGTGGTGGTCGTGCTCGGCGCAACGGGCCGCAACTTTGCGGCCGGCATGTCCGGCGGTGTCGCCTACGTTCTCGACGAGGCCGGCGACTTCGCCAAGCGCTGCAACATGGCGATGGTCGAACTCGAACCGGTTCCGGAAGAGGACGACATGCTGGAGAAGCTGCACCATCACGGCGGCGACCTCATGCACAAGGGACGCGTCGACGTCTCCGGTGACATGACGCGTCACGACGAGGAGCGCCTTTACCAGCTGATCTCCAACCATCTGCACTACACGGGCTCGACCCGCGCCAAGCAGATCCTGGACAACTGGGTCGACTACCGTCCGAAATTCCGCAAGGTCATGCCGGTCGAATACCGTCGTGCGCTCGAGGAAATGGAACGGAGCCGGATGGGAATCGCCGCGGAGTGA
- a CDS encoding threonine aldolase family protein produces the protein MNFASDNWAGAHESIAQRLLAASAGFASAYGTGDLDKKVEARFCEVFEREVSVFFVATGTAANSLALASVQRPGGITFCHSEAHVIEDECGAPEFFSGSARLVAVPGASGKIDPARLSSKIADFPEDAVHHGRASAVTITQATEIGTVYTLPEIGEISAIAKKRNLALHMDGARFANALVALGATPAETTWKRGVDMLSFGGTKNGCWCAEAIVFFHPDQAKEMPFIRKRAAQLFSKSRFIAAQFDAYFDNDLWLDLARHANSMADGLRGGIGASNTARLAWPTASNEVFAVVTKGAARTAEHRGATFYEWPIPAATPDLVDDNETLIRLVTSFATTKADVDGFLKCLAA, from the coding sequence ATGAATTTTGCTTCCGACAACTGGGCCGGCGCCCATGAATCTATTGCCCAACGCCTGCTCGCGGCTTCCGCCGGCTTCGCGTCCGCATACGGCACCGGCGATCTCGATAAAAAAGTCGAGGCACGCTTTTGCGAGGTCTTCGAGCGTGAAGTCTCCGTGTTCTTTGTCGCGACGGGTACGGCTGCGAATTCCCTTGCGCTCGCCAGCGTCCAGCGCCCCGGCGGCATCACCTTCTGTCATTCGGAGGCCCATGTCATCGAGGATGAATGCGGGGCACCGGAATTTTTCTCCGGCTCCGCCCGCCTTGTTGCCGTGCCCGGTGCGTCCGGCAAGATCGATCCGGCAAGGCTTTCGTCGAAGATAGCAGACTTCCCTGAGGATGCGGTGCATCACGGCCGCGCCAGTGCAGTTACCATCACCCAGGCAACCGAGATTGGTACGGTCTACACGTTGCCGGAAATCGGCGAGATTTCAGCCATCGCAAAGAAGCGGAACCTGGCTCTTCATATGGACGGCGCCCGCTTCGCGAATGCGCTCGTCGCACTTGGCGCAACGCCTGCCGAAACGACATGGAAACGCGGGGTGGACATGCTTTCCTTCGGTGGCACCAAGAACGGGTGCTGGTGCGCGGAGGCGATCGTCTTCTTTCATCCGGATCAGGCCAAAGAGATGCCTTTTATCCGAAAACGTGCGGCACAGCTCTTCTCCAAGTCGCGCTTCATCGCCGCCCAGTTCGACGCGTATTTCGACAACGATCTCTGGCTCGATCTTGCCCGCCATGCGAACAGCATGGCCGATGGCCTCCGTGGCGGCATCGGCGCCAGCAATACCGCCAGGCTCGCCTGGCCCACCGCCTCCAACGAAGTCTTCGCCGTCGTCACCAAGGGCGCGGCGAGAACTGCTGAACATAGGGGGGCGACGTTCTACGAGTGGCCGATTCCGGCCGCAACGCCTGACCTCGTCGACGACAACGAGACGCTGATCCGTCTCGTCACCAGCTTCGCCACGACAAAAGCCGATGTCGACGGCTTCTTGAAGTGCCTGGCGGCATAA
- a CDS encoding BA14K family protein, with protein sequence MKKLAVVLISAVTALTSVPPAEAFPAINLEKPKVVSNIEQVRDRDWSGWSNFARRRYLKSMRSNRGAYYGGSRGYRYNRYYGRRYRDYDNDNDAAAIIGGLALGAIVGGALAQPGYYGPPSSYAYGGNGHTSWCYSRYRSYRAWDNTFQPYYGPRRQCVSPY encoded by the coding sequence ATGAAAAAGTTAGCTGTCGTGCTCATCTCAGCTGTGACTGCCTTGACCAGTGTTCCGCCTGCCGAGGCATTTCCTGCGATCAATCTCGAAAAGCCGAAAGTCGTATCGAACATAGAGCAGGTTCGGGATCGCGACTGGAGCGGATGGAGCAATTTTGCTAGGCGCCGCTATCTTAAGAGTATGCGTAGCAATCGCGGCGCATACTATGGCGGTTCTCGTGGTTATCGCTACAACAGATATTATGGCCGCCGCTACCGCGATTATGACAATGACAACGACGCGGCCGCAATCATCGGCGGATTGGCGCTCGGCGCGATCGTCGGCGGTGCGTTGGCTCAGCCAGGCTACTATGGCCCACCGTCCTCCTATGCTTACGGCGGCAACGGTCATACGAGCTGGTGCTACAGCCGATATCGCTCCTATAGGGCCTGGGACAATACGTTCCAGCCATACTATGGCCCGCGCCGGCAGTGCGTTTCGCCCTATTGA